A single Candidatus Thalassolituus haligoni DNA region contains:
- a CDS encoding DUF2175 domain-containing protein, which translates to MSLNCVFCQKVVFGSSGQTVPGMGPAHAYCYQAYRTMKRTFKSMDITQLTDVELADLKDLVLAEENDRKRKACGGTDEGDIELF; encoded by the coding sequence ATGTCGTTGAACTGTGTATTTTGCCAAAAAGTGGTTTTTGGCAGTAGTGGACAGACGGTACCGGGGATGGGGCCAGCCCATGCTTATTGCTATCAGGCCTATCGCACCATGAAACGTACCTTCAAGTCGATGGATATTACCCAGCTGACGGATGTTGAACTGGCGGATCTGAAAGATCTGGTACTGGCAGAAGAAAATGACAGGAAACGCAAGGCCTGTGGCGGTACGGACGAGGGTGATATTGAGTTGTTCTGA
- the holA gene encoding DNA polymerase III subunit delta, with amino-acid sequence MKLRTDQLQGHLGKSLLPVYLVSGDEPLLVMEACDQLRAAARAQGFEERQLFHAEAGFDWNQLRDEADAMSLFASRRLLEVRIPNGKPSDKGDTLKALLQRPNPDNLLLVICPRLDSKSQNTAWHKAIDKHGGLVQIWPIERNQYAGWLRHRLQQAGLQADPAAISLLAHQTEGNLLAAVQEIEKLRMSGAVRITEELLQEALGDSARFDAFGFADACLDGKVQEASRILSHLRAEGVEILSILGALTHKIRQLMVLSGKSGQSLSEAFKQARVWPRQQGSYKTALTRLTRQELQQALILAEKIDAAAKGQGGNCWLLMSELTLLVTSTHLFHSQRLGQS; translated from the coding sequence TTGAAACTTCGTACCGACCAGTTGCAGGGCCATTTGGGCAAATCACTGCTGCCGGTATATCTGGTCTCTGGTGATGAACCCTTATTGGTCATGGAAGCCTGCGACCAACTTCGGGCAGCCGCCCGTGCACAAGGGTTTGAGGAGCGTCAGCTCTTTCATGCCGAAGCTGGCTTCGACTGGAACCAGCTTCGAGATGAAGCCGATGCCATGTCGCTGTTTGCCAGTCGTCGGTTACTGGAAGTACGCATCCCCAACGGCAAGCCCAGCGATAAGGGCGATACGCTCAAGGCCTTGTTGCAGCGGCCGAACCCCGACAATCTGTTACTGGTTATTTGCCCGCGACTGGACAGCAAATCACAAAATACCGCCTGGCACAAAGCCATCGACAAGCACGGCGGCCTGGTACAAATCTGGCCGATTGAACGCAACCAGTATGCCGGTTGGCTGCGCCACCGCTTGCAGCAGGCGGGTTTACAAGCAGATCCGGCTGCTATCTCTCTGCTGGCCCATCAAACCGAAGGCAACCTGCTGGCAGCGGTTCAGGAAATTGAAAAACTGCGCATGAGTGGCGCAGTACGTATCACAGAAGAGTTATTGCAGGAAGCACTGGGCGACAGTGCCCGTTTTGACGCTTTTGGCTTCGCCGATGCCTGCCTCGACGGCAAGGTACAGGAGGCCAGCCGGATTCTGTCGCACTTGCGCGCCGAGGGGGTCGAAATACTATCGATTCTTGGTGCCCTGACCCATAAAATTCGCCAGCTAATGGTTCTGTCTGGCAAATCTGGTCAATCATTGAGCGAAGCCTTCAAACAGGCCAGAGTCTGGCCGCGACAACAGGGCAGTTATAAAACAGCACTGACGCGACTGACGCGACAAGAACTCCAGCAAGCGCTGATTTTGGCAGAAAAAATCGATGCTGCAGCCAAGGGGCAAGGCGGTAATTGCTGGTTACTCATGAGCGAACTGACACTTTTGGTCACATCAACTCACTTGTTCCACAGCCAGCGTTTGGGACAGAGTTAA
- a CDS encoding class 1 fructose-bisphosphatase, producing the protein MLRLRTFLQQHCDNAELIDVIDQLAVTCKDIAHQLTLGDLAGILGSAEQENVQGECQKKLDVIANDLLKDSLAALPAVRGIASEEEPDPVACNKNGAYLVLFDPLDGSSNIDINVTVGTIFSILAAPEGSHGSDEAAYLQPGNQQVAAGYVLYGPSTIMMLTTGNGVYSFTLDTRMGEFLLMKENIQVPAATAEFAINMSNQRFWLPAMQQYVDDLLKGETGPLGKRYNMRWVAAMVAEIHRILTRGGIFLYPFDNRDPAKPGKLRLMYEANPMSMLMEQAGGRCSTASEAIMAIQPQGIHQRVSVVMGSAEEVSIVEQYHH; encoded by the coding sequence ATGCTTAGATTGAGGACTTTTTTACAGCAGCACTGCGACAATGCAGAACTGATCGATGTGATCGACCAGTTGGCAGTGACCTGCAAAGACATTGCCCACCAGCTCACTCTCGGTGACCTAGCGGGCATTCTTGGCAGCGCCGAGCAGGAAAACGTACAGGGTGAATGCCAGAAAAAACTGGATGTAATCGCCAACGATCTGCTGAAGGACTCACTGGCGGCATTACCCGCTGTACGCGGTATCGCCAGCGAAGAAGAGCCGGATCCTGTGGCATGCAATAAAAACGGTGCTTATCTGGTGCTGTTTGATCCACTGGATGGTTCTTCCAATATCGACATCAACGTGACGGTTGGCACCATTTTCTCGATTCTGGCGGCGCCAGAAGGCAGCCATGGCAGTGACGAAGCGGCTTATCTGCAACCAGGCAACCAGCAAGTGGCCGCTGGCTATGTTCTGTATGGGCCATCCACCATCATGATGCTGACCACGGGTAACGGCGTGTATTCCTTCACGCTGGACACCCGCATGGGCGAATTCCTGTTGATGAAAGAAAATATTCAGGTGCCCGCCGCTACTGCCGAATTTGCCATCAATATGTCGAACCAGCGCTTCTGGCTACCGGCCATGCAGCAATACGTAGATGACTTGCTGAAGGGCGAAACCGGTCCGCTGGGTAAACGTTACAATATGCGCTGGGTGGCTGCCATGGTGGCGGAAATCCATCGTATTCTGACTCGAGGGGGGATTTTCTTGTACCCGTTCGACAACCGTGATCCCGCCAAACCCGGCAAACTCCGGCTGATGTACGAAGCCAATCCGATGAGCATGCTGATGGAACAAGCTGGTGGCCGCTGCAGTACCGCCAGTGAAGCTATTATGGCCATTCAACCACAAGGCATTCACCAGCGCGTCTCCGTCGTGATGGGTTCCGCTGAGGAAGTAAGCATCGTTGAGCAGTATCATCACTGA
- the lptE gene encoding LPS assembly lipoprotein LptE, with translation MSYLRVPHSLLMLLTLLVSSCGWQLRGDYQPPADTTVLMLQSQASSNINQRIEQALQRHGWLLVNNREDAQAVLEIQSFVINRRTLTINSAGQIAEYQLEAELQGRLVTAAAAAYSIELSTQSWFDNDVTRVTATALEEDAVRERLTARMIELLIFRLQHIRSEN, from the coding sequence TTGAGCTATCTTCGCGTTCCACATAGCCTGCTGATGCTACTGACCTTGCTGGTCAGTAGCTGCGGCTGGCAGCTGCGTGGAGACTATCAGCCTCCTGCCGATACCACGGTACTGATGCTGCAAAGCCAGGCAAGCAGCAACATTAACCAGCGTATAGAGCAGGCACTGCAGCGTCATGGCTGGCTACTGGTAAATAACCGCGAGGACGCCCAGGCAGTCCTTGAAATCCAGTCGTTTGTTATCAATCGCCGGACTCTGACGATTAACAGCGCCGGACAAATTGCTGAGTATCAACTGGAGGCCGAGCTGCAGGGTCGTCTGGTCACCGCCGCTGCCGCTGCCTACTCCATCGAGCTGTCCACCCAGTCCTGGTTCGACAATGACGTCACCCGAGTCACGGCGACGGCTCTGGAAGAAGACGCCGTGCGTGAGCGCCTCACAGCACGCATGATTGAATTACTGATTTTCCGCTTGCAACACATCCGGAGCGAGAATTGA
- the mpl gene encoding UDP-N-acetylmuramate:L-alanyl-gamma-D-glutamyl-meso-diaminopimelate ligase encodes MRVHILGICGTFMGSLAQLAKALGHQVSGSDHGVYPPMSEQLSAAGIDLIEGFDPAAIPADTELVIIGNAMSRGNPSVEYVLERGIPYCSGPQWMNQHLLQGRWVAAVAGTHGKTSTASMLAWILECAGMAPGFLIGGVPGNFPVSARLGDSPFFVIEADEYDTAFFDKRSKFVHYLPRTVVMNNLEFDHADIFDDLAAIERQFHHLVRLVPASGRIVLPASEPALERVLAQGCWSEIERFGERSGWHIRKHADDGSLFSLWQGEQQLGQVQWSLNGDHNLNNVCAALLAARHMGVRPEQALEALTSFRLPRRRMECLANTGRVRVYDDFAHHPTAIKTTLAGARAAMTDDERLIAVLEPRSNTMKMGVHKEALIPAVGDADLSFWLESQGQGWSLADRLPEEKGRCFHTDEELLEHLQQQLRPGDRVVFMSNGGFSGLPARFAAWVNLKAEEEHA; translated from the coding sequence ATGCGCGTTCATATTTTGGGAATTTGTGGCACTTTCATGGGGTCGCTGGCGCAGTTGGCGAAGGCGCTCGGCCATCAGGTGTCAGGCAGTGACCATGGTGTGTATCCACCCATGAGCGAGCAGCTGTCGGCTGCCGGGATCGATCTGATTGAAGGGTTTGACCCCGCTGCGATTCCTGCTGATACCGAGTTGGTGATTATCGGTAATGCCATGTCGCGGGGGAACCCATCGGTCGAGTATGTACTGGAACGAGGTATTCCCTATTGTTCCGGCCCCCAGTGGATGAATCAGCATCTGCTGCAAGGTCGCTGGGTTGCTGCGGTAGCAGGTACCCATGGCAAAACATCAACAGCCAGTATGTTGGCCTGGATACTTGAGTGCGCGGGAATGGCACCGGGTTTTCTGATTGGTGGTGTGCCGGGAAACTTCCCGGTGTCCGCCCGCCTTGGTGACAGCCCGTTTTTTGTGATAGAAGCCGATGAATATGACACAGCGTTTTTTGACAAGCGCTCGAAGTTTGTTCATTACCTGCCCAGAACCGTAGTGATGAACAATCTGGAGTTTGATCACGCGGATATTTTTGACGACCTGGCGGCGATTGAGCGTCAGTTTCATCACCTGGTGCGACTGGTTCCGGCTTCTGGCCGTATTGTATTGCCCGCATCTGAACCGGCGCTGGAACGAGTGCTGGCGCAAGGTTGCTGGAGCGAAATCGAACGTTTCGGAGAACGAAGTGGTTGGCATATACGCAAGCATGCGGATGATGGCAGTCTCTTCTCATTGTGGCAGGGCGAGCAGCAATTGGGTCAGGTGCAATGGTCACTGAATGGTGATCATAATCTGAACAATGTCTGTGCTGCGCTGCTGGCTGCGCGGCATATGGGCGTACGGCCCGAGCAGGCACTGGAGGCCCTGACGTCGTTCAGATTGCCGCGCCGACGGATGGAATGCCTGGCAAATACCGGCAGGGTGCGTGTGTATGACGACTTTGCTCATCACCCTACGGCGATCAAGACCACTCTGGCTGGTGCCAGAGCGGCGATGACGGATGACGAGCGGTTGATTGCGGTACTCGAACCACGTTCCAATACCATGAAAATGGGAGTGCACAAGGAAGCACTGATACCCGCTGTGGGCGATGCTGATTTGTCCTTCTGGCTGGAATCGCAAGGCCAGGGCTGGAGCCTGGCAGACCGTCTGCCTGAAGAAAAAGGGCGCTGTTTCCACACGGATGAGGAGCTGCTGGAACATTTGCAGCAACAGCTGCGTCCTGGTGATCGGGTGGTATTTATGTCCAATGGCGGATTTTCCGGCCTACCGGCACGGTTTGCTGCCTGGGTTAACCTGAAAGCAGAGGAAGAGCACGCGTGA
- a CDS encoding response regulator has protein sequence MLVATIPVVLAAILITSYHMMQRWEELQRETDSLANIALEHLVAGAEYPIFSGNYQLLNPVVMAVLKQPSIAAVEILDMSGKRLYFQQTERYEEIPRKDVRTLTREIFPEIPALDSLSEFDSQQPEVHRIGLVKMEVADTFIRQRQDAIMYQSMVAGLGFVLVSMLVAGGISTTIIPPLERLTGFIGQLASGNVKQRITIDSGAEIGNLQDSANRLAESLQHAQEAHRRYTAELREEQHKSQQASQAKSEFLAMMSHELRTPLNGAVGMLQLIALDNEAEEFYEYKSMAEQSLTNLAQLLEDVLVVVDTEKNNLPVVFAEHPLPEILATLMHEFSLRALEKRLSFVVEYDDILSQGKIRVDPSLVRQIVRHIIDNAIKFTEQGYVVALFSIHQQPTSHWLRIQVKDTGIGIPPDKRHKVMEAFSQISSSFSRQYDGIGLGLTISQHISHILGGSIQLRDNDGGGTQVLINLPIKRSVVSGNQDTDVLGMALAVLVVEDNVVNLKVAEKMILKACPGANVVAAENGERCLECVAEQDFDLILMDCQMPVLDGFETTRRLRANGVTTPIVACTANGSDLVFRRCIGVGMNDYLGKPLSLASLQATLLKWGRKGGTEVSTTDR, from the coding sequence ATGTTGGTTGCAACAATTCCGGTGGTGTTGGCAGCGATTCTGATCACCAGTTATCACATGATGCAGCGCTGGGAGGAGTTACAGCGGGAAACTGACAGCTTGGCGAATATCGCGCTGGAACACCTGGTGGCAGGCGCAGAATATCCTATTTTTTCAGGCAACTATCAGTTGCTGAATCCGGTGGTGATGGCGGTGCTCAAGCAGCCTTCCATTGCGGCCGTTGAGATCCTGGATATGAGTGGCAAGCGGCTGTATTTCCAGCAAACCGAGCGTTACGAAGAAATCCCCAGAAAGGATGTTCGTACCTTGACGCGGGAAATTTTTCCTGAAATTCCGGCGCTGGACAGCTTGTCCGAGTTTGATTCCCAACAGCCAGAGGTACACCGTATCGGGCTGGTCAAGATGGAAGTGGCGGATACCTTTATTCGTCAGCGTCAGGACGCCATTATGTATCAGTCCATGGTGGCAGGTCTGGGGTTTGTACTGGTCTCCATGCTGGTGGCTGGGGGAATCTCGACAACGATTATCCCGCCGCTTGAACGACTCACTGGCTTTATCGGCCAGCTGGCTTCTGGCAATGTCAAACAGCGTATTACGATCGACAGTGGGGCAGAGATAGGCAATCTTCAAGATAGCGCTAATCGGCTGGCTGAGTCGTTGCAGCACGCTCAGGAAGCCCACCGGCGCTATACCGCAGAACTCCGGGAAGAACAGCACAAAAGCCAGCAGGCCAGTCAGGCCAAAAGTGAATTTCTGGCGATGATGAGCCATGAATTACGTACGCCATTAAATGGCGCAGTAGGGATGCTGCAGTTGATCGCACTGGATAACGAGGCTGAGGAATTTTACGAATACAAATCGATGGCTGAGCAGTCGCTGACCAATCTGGCACAGCTACTGGAAGATGTGCTGGTGGTTGTAGACACGGAAAAGAATAACTTGCCGGTGGTTTTTGCCGAGCATCCGCTGCCTGAAATACTGGCGACCCTGATGCACGAGTTCAGCCTTCGGGCACTGGAAAAGCGGCTGTCTTTCGTTGTTGAATACGATGATATCCTGTCGCAAGGCAAAATTCGGGTGGATCCATCGCTGGTGCGGCAAATTGTTCGCCACATCATTGACAACGCGATCAAATTTACCGAACAAGGGTATGTGGTGGCATTGTTCTCGATTCATCAGCAGCCGACCAGCCACTGGCTCAGAATCCAGGTGAAGGATACCGGGATCGGCATTCCGCCCGATAAACGACACAAGGTTATGGAAGCCTTTTCCCAGATAAGCTCATCTTTCAGTCGTCAATACGACGGGATTGGGCTGGGTCTGACCATTTCACAGCATATCAGCCATATCCTCGGCGGCAGTATCCAGTTACGGGATAATGACGGTGGGGGAACCCAGGTATTAATCAATCTGCCGATCAAGCGTTCTGTCGTGTCCGGTAACCAAGACACGGATGTGCTTGGTATGGCGCTTGCCGTTTTGGTGGTAGAAGACAATGTGGTTAACCTCAAGGTGGCAGAAAAAATGATCCTCAAGGCGTGTCCTGGAGCCAACGTGGTTGCTGCCGAAAACGGCGAACGCTGTCTGGAATGCGTGGCGGAGCAGGATTTTGATCTGATTCTTATGGATTGTCAGATGCCGGTTCTGGATGGCTTTGAGACAACCCGGCGTTTGCGTGCCAACGGCGTGACAACCCCTATTGTTGCCTGTACCGCCAATGGCTCGGATCTGGTGTTTCGGCGCTGTATCGGCGTGGGAATGAATGACTACCTGGGTAAGCCGCTGTCATTGGCTTCGCTGCAAGCCACTTTGCTGAAGTGGGGCCGGAAGGGAGGAACGGAGGTCAGTACGACGGATCGCTGA
- a CDS encoding glutathione peroxidase, with product MTTLISKEGQAVPSVTWPARVGDDWVQISSDDIFKNRTVVVFSLPGAFTPTCSSTHLPRYNELASVFRANGIDEILCISVNDTFVMNAWAANQEAENIRMIADGNGEFTAGMGMLVDKNDIGFGKRSWRYSMLVKNGIVEKMFIEPQKPGDPFEVSDADTMLEFINADAEKPRSVALFTKPGCSFCARAKGALEAAGMDYEEIVMGTDASIVSLRAITGRETVPQIYIGGEHIGGSDELIKYLSGK from the coding sequence ATGACAACACTGATCAGTAAAGAAGGACAGGCTGTACCATCGGTCACCTGGCCCGCTCGTGTTGGAGATGACTGGGTTCAGATCTCCAGTGATGACATTTTCAAGAATCGCACCGTGGTGGTCTTTTCGCTTCCTGGTGCCTTCACGCCCACCTGCTCCAGTACCCACTTGCCGCGTTACAACGAGCTGGCCAGTGTTTTCCGCGCCAATGGCATTGATGAGATTCTCTGCATCAGCGTCAACGATACTTTTGTGATGAATGCCTGGGCCGCCAATCAGGAAGCCGAAAACATTCGTATGATTGCGGATGGTAATGGCGAGTTCACTGCTGGCATGGGCATGTTGGTGGACAAGAATGATATCGGTTTTGGCAAACGCAGCTGGCGTTACAGCATGCTGGTGAAAAACGGCATTGTCGAAAAGATGTTTATTGAGCCACAAAAACCGGGCGACCCATTTGAGGTATCTGATGCTGATACCATGCTCGAATTTATCAATGCCGATGCCGAAAAACCCAGATCGGTGGCGTTATTCACCAAGCCGGGCTGCTCCTTTTGTGCGCGAGCCAAAGGTGCATTGGAAGCAGCGGGGATGGATTATGAAGAAATCGTCATGGGTACGGATGCCAGTATCGTCTCACTGCGCGCTATCACCGGACGTGAAACCGTACCGCAAATTTACATTGGCGGAGAGCACATTGGCGGCTCGGATGAGTTGATCAAGTATCTTTCCGGGAAGTAA
- a CDS encoding sugar nucleotide-binding protein yields the protein MSVNPFYSYVIGADRSVGQCLTRALATENYIYKGVAIERQERFSVQSAGQPFFVLTPSLCHPSDFSDAMAWADLADEHDAPVVLVSSLAVFAADDGHRFSEQDNDYCSSELGVALMAVEQRIRQCRRHLILRVGQAFAVQSGDFAHTLLTRIRDNGLIQVDDQRTFSPTPDDDIANVLLAMLKQADCSDDLWGTYHFCGVEPVTSYAFAEALLAEAGQFEDLSEARLVEHSEGLAPVIWTPNADVSQLFYTFGIKRKPWRTGLGRLVRRYYRADSTDS from the coding sequence TTGTCGGTAAATCCTTTCTATAGCTATGTGATCGGTGCAGACCGCTCGGTGGGCCAGTGCCTGACCAGAGCACTGGCAACAGAAAACTATATCTACAAAGGCGTGGCGATTGAAAGGCAGGAGCGGTTTTCCGTGCAATCGGCCGGGCAGCCGTTTTTTGTGCTGACGCCCTCATTGTGTCATCCCAGCGACTTCAGTGATGCCATGGCCTGGGCTGATCTGGCCGATGAGCATGATGCTCCAGTGGTGCTGGTGTCGTCGCTGGCGGTCTTTGCTGCGGATGACGGGCATCGCTTCTCCGAACAGGACAATGACTACTGTTCCAGTGAACTGGGCGTTGCGTTAATGGCTGTTGAGCAACGGATTCGTCAGTGTCGTCGGCACCTGATTTTGCGGGTCGGCCAAGCTTTTGCGGTACAGTCCGGTGATTTTGCCCATACCTTGCTCACCCGTATTCGAGATAATGGCCTGATTCAGGTGGATGACCAGCGTACTTTCAGCCCGACACCGGATGATGATATTGCCAACGTGCTGTTGGCGATGCTCAAACAGGCCGACTGCAGTGATGATTTATGGGGCACCTATCATTTTTGTGGCGTAGAGCCAGTCACCTCCTACGCTTTTGCCGAAGCCTTGTTAGCTGAGGCTGGGCAATTTGAGGATTTGTCCGAGGCTCGTCTGGTGGAACATAGCGAGGGTCTAGCTCCGGTAATCTGGACACCGAATGCGGATGTGTCACAACTGTTTTATACCTTCGGGATCAAGCGCAAGCCATGGCGAACCGGTCTGGGGCGACTGGTTCGACGCTACTACCGGGCAGACAGTACGGACAGCTGA
- a CDS encoding flavin prenyltransferase UbiX, translating to MNDSRICVAVTGASGSPYTLRLIEVLLAADQNVDLIFSRAALLVMATETELQLPGKPQGQARALHHHFQVDAQRLRVFGRDDWMSPWASGSGQPGTLVICPCSTGTLSAIAVGASDNLIERAADVALKEGRKLILVPRESPYSEIHLSNMLTLKRMGATILPASPGFYHQPQSVQDLIDFVVARILNQLNIPQSLMPLWGATYPPGEISGD from the coding sequence GTGAATGACAGTCGTATCTGTGTTGCGGTCACCGGAGCCTCTGGTTCACCCTATACCTTGCGCCTGATCGAGGTTCTGCTGGCGGCGGATCAGAATGTTGACCTGATCTTTTCCCGCGCAGCCCTGCTGGTGATGGCAACGGAAACCGAATTGCAGCTGCCTGGCAAACCGCAAGGTCAGGCCCGTGCGCTGCACCACCATTTTCAGGTTGATGCGCAGCGTCTGCGAGTGTTCGGCCGTGATGACTGGATGTCCCCCTGGGCCTCTGGTTCCGGTCAGCCCGGCACGCTGGTGATCTGCCCGTGCAGTACCGGCACGTTGTCGGCGATTGCCGTCGGCGCCAGCGATAATCTGATCGAACGGGCTGCCGATGTGGCATTAAAAGAAGGTCGCAAACTGATTCTTGTGCCCCGTGAAAGTCCGTATTCGGAAATTCATCTCAGCAACATGCTGACACTGAAACGTATGGGAGCGACCATTCTGCCCGCTAGTCCGGGTTTCTACCATCAACCACAATCGGTTCAGGATCTGATTGATTTTGTGGTGGCCCGTATCCTTAACCAACTCAATATACCCCAGTCGTTAATGCCACTGTGGGGAGCAACCTACCCGCCAGGAGAAATATCCGGTGACTGA